Below is a window of Streptomyces genisteinicus DNA.
GCATCGAGGACGCGGTCGCCGCCGACCTGGCGGAACGCACGGCCGAGACGGTCCGCACGACGGACGAGATCGGCGACGCGCTCGCGGTACGCGTAGCGAGCTGACCCGCCGGAGCGAATCATTCCGGGGGCTGTCCCCCGACACCCCCAGAAGCCGCCGGGTCGCATCCCCTCAGCGCCCGGCGGCTTCTCCTGCACGGCCCCGGGTGCAACCATCGATCCCGGGGCCGCCACCACGCTGTTCCCTGCCCGGTCCTTCGCGCGCGATAATCGAACGTGGGCCGTGGCGCATGCCGATGCTCGGACGTCCGAGCATCGGCCCGGCGTGAGCGCGGTCCGCCACTGACAACCGGTGAAGGACATCCACTCATGACGACGCCCACGATCGAGCTCAAGCCCTCCTCGCACCCGCTGTCCGACGCCGAGCGCGAGGCGATCCTGACCGACCCCGGTTTCGGCCGCCACTTCACCGATCACATGGTGACGATCAAGTGGACCGAGGGCCGGGGCTGGCACGACGCCGAGCTCGTCCCGTACGCGCCGCTGTCGATCGACCCGGCCAACATGACCCTGCACTACGCGCAGGAGATCTTCGAGGGCCTGAAGGCCTACCGCCGCCCGGACGGCTCGGTCGTCACCTTCCGCCCCGACGCCAACGCCCGCCGCTTCCAGGCGTCCGCGCGCCGGCTGGCCATGCCGGAGCTGCCCGTCGAGCTGTTCATCGGCGCGTGCGACGCGCTGGTCCAGCAGGACAAGGCGTGGGTCCCCGAGCACGGCGGCGAGTCCTCGCTCTACCTGCGCCCCTTCATGATCGCGGCCGAGGTCGGTCTGGGCGTCCGCCCGGCCAACGAGTACCTCTTCATCGTCATCGCCTCGCCCGCCGGCGCCTACTTCCCCGGCGGTGTCGAGCCGGTCTCCATCTGGCTCTCCGAGGACCGGGTCCGCGCGGTCCCGGGCGGCATGGGCGACGCCAAGACCGGCGGCAACTACGCCGCGTCCCTGCTGGCCCAGGCGGAGGCGGCCACCCACGGCTGCGCACAGGTCGCCTACCTCGACGCCGTCGAGCACCGCTGGGTCGAGGAACTGGGCGGGATGAACCTGTACTTCGTCTACGAGGACCACATCGTCACCCCCGCCCTCACCGGCTCCCTTCTCGCGGGCATCACCCGTGACTCCCTGCTGCGCCTCGCCGAGGACCTCGGCCACCCCTCGCGGGAGGGCCGGATCTCCATCGAGCAGTGGAGGGCCGACACGGAGAGCGGGGCCCTGAAGGAGGTCTTCGCCTGCGGCACCGCCGCCGTCATCACCCCCGTCGGCACGGTCAAGACCAAGGACGGCGAGTGGGAGCAGTCCGGCGGCGAGCCGGGCGAGGTCACCATGAAGCTCCGCAAGGCCCTGCTCGACATCCAGACCGGCCGCGCCGAGGACGTCCACGGCTGGACGCACGAGCTCGGCTGATCCCTCCTCCCGGCGCGCGAGCGCTCCCCCCCCGGCCCCGTGTCCTGCACCCGCAGGACACGGGGCCGGCGGCGTTTCGGGGCCGAGTGGAGCCAGTGTTCGAGTGTTGCTCTAAGTGGAAGCCGCCAACGATGGCTTCTTCGCCTCGCTTCCTGCGTGTCACGGACATCCCTTGACGTCTCTTGTTAGAGTGGCGCTCGAACATGGAGGTGCCCAGTGAGACTGACCCCGACCGAGCGGGACCGGCTGCTGCTGTTCGGTGCCGCCGAGCTCGCCAGGGCGCGTCGCGCCCGCGGGCTGCGGCTCAACGTCCCCGAGGCCACCGCGCTCGTCGCGGACACCGTGTGCGAGGCGGCCCGGGACGGCCGGAGGCTCGCCGAGGCGATCGAGGCGGCCCGCGCCGTCCTCGGCCCCGACGACGTGCTGCCGGGTGTCGCCGACATCGTCACCGAGGTGCACGTCGAGGCCGTGTTCGACGACGGCTCCCGGCTCGCGGTGGTCGCCGACCCCATCGGCGGCGGCTCCGGCGACCGCGCCCCCGGCGCCCTGCTCCCCGGACCCGGGTACGACGAACCCGGCCCCGCCCTCACGCTGACCGTCCGCAACACCGCGACCGTGCCCGTCAGCGTCACCTCGCACTTCCACTTCTTCGAGGCCAACCCGCGGCTCGACTTCGACCGGGCCGCCGCCTACGGCATGCGGCCCGCAGTGCCCGCCGGTTCGTCCGTGCGCTTCGATCCGGGCGCCACCGAGCAGGTCGGTCTGCTGCCCATCGGCGGCGACCGCGTCGCCATCGGCTTCGCCGGCCTCGTCGACGGCCCGCTGGACGCCCCGGGAGCGAAGGCGGAGGCCCTGCGCAGGGCCGCCGCCTGCGGATACCTGGGCGCGGGCGGCGGCGACAGCGCCGACGCCGCGCAGGGCACGGGCGGCGCGCGCGGCACGGAAGGAACGGCACCATGAGCAGGCCCACCCGCCACCACGACCACTCCCGCCCCGCCCCCCGCCGGACCGACGCCTACGAGTACGCCTCCGTGCACGGCCCCCGGGCGGGCGACCGGGTCGTCCTCGGGGACTCCGGCCTCGTGGTGCGCGTCGAGTCCGACAGCCAGCGGCCCGGCGACGAGTTCCTCGCGGGCTTCGGCAAGACCGCGCGCGACGGCCTCCATCTGAAGGCCGCCGCCGTCCGGGAGACCTGCGACGTCGTGATCAGCAACGTCCTGGTGATCGACGCGGTGCTGGGCATCCGCAAGGTCTCCGTCGGCATCCGCGAGGGCCGCATCCACGCCATCGGGCGGGCCGGCAACCCGGACACCCTCGACGGTGTCGACGTCGTCGTCGGTACCGGCACGTCGATCGTGTCCGGCGAGGGCCTGATCGCCACGGCGGGCGCCGTCGACACGCATGTGCACCTGCTCTCGCCGCGGATCATGGAGGCGTCCCTGGCCTCCGGCGTGACCACCGTCATCGGCCAGGAGTTCGGCCCGGTCTGGGGCGTGGGCGTCAACTCGCCCTGGGCGCTGCGCCACGCCTTCGGCGCGTTCGACGCCTGGCCGGTCAACATCGGCTTCCTCGCCCGCGGTTCGTCGTCCGACCCGGCACCTCTCGTCGAGGCGCTGGCGGAGGGCGGCGCGTCCGGGTTCAAGGTCCACGAGGACATGGGCGCGCACACCAGGGCGCTGGACACCGCCCTGCGGGTCGCCGACGAACACGACGTCCAGGTCGCCCTGCACAGCGACGGACTCAACGAGTGCCTCTCGGTCGAGGACACCCTGAGCGTCCTCGACGGGCGCACCATCCACGCCTTCCACATCGAGGGCTGCGGCGGCGGCCACGTCCCCAACGTCCTCAAGATGGCCGGTGTGCCGAACGTCATCGGCTCCTCCACCAACCCCACCCTGCCCTTCGGCCGGGACGCCGTGGCCGAGCACTACGGCATGATCGTCTCCGTCCACCAGCTCAAGACCGACCTGCCCGGCGACGCGGCCATGGCCCGCGACCGCATCCGGGAGGGGACCATGGGCGCCGAGGACGTGCTGCACGACCTCGGCGCCATCGGCATCACCTCCTCCGACGCCCAGGGCATGGGGCGCGCGGGGGAGACCGTGCGCCGCACCTTCGCCATGGCGGGCAAGATGAAGGCCGAACTCGGCCCGCTGCCCGGCGACGGCGAGCACGACGACAACGCCCGCGTCCTGCGCTACCTCGCCAAGCTGACGGTCAACCCGGCCGTCGCCCACGGCCTCGCCCACGAGATCGGCTCCATCGAGGTCGGCAAGATGGCCGACATCGTGCTCTGGCGACCGGAGTTCTTCGGTGCCAAGCCGCAACTCGTGCTCAAGTCCGGCTTCCCCGCGTACGGAGTGACCGGCGATCCGAACGCGGCCACCGACACCTGCGAACCCCTCGTGCTCGGACCGCAGTTCGGCGCGTACGGGGCGACCCCGGCGGACATCTCCGTCGCCTTCGTCGCCCGCGCCGCCGTGGACCTGGGCTCCGACCGGATGCCCACCCGCCGCCGCCGGGTCGCCGTGCGCCACACCCGCGGCATCGGCCCGCGCGACCTGCTGCTCAACTCCCGCACGGGGGACGTCGAGGTGGACGGCCGCACCGGACTGGTCACCCTGGACGGGGCGCCGCTGCGCTCCCGCCCCGCCGATTCCGTCTCGCTCAACCGCCTCTACTTCCTCTAGGAGCCGTCGCCGTGACCTTCCGCATGCCCGCCGAGTGGGCCCCCCACGAACGCACCTGGATGGCCTGGCCCGGCCCCAACCCGACCTTCGCCGACGACGCCGAACTGGCGGAGGCCCGCACCGCCTGGGCCTCGGTCGCCCGCGCCGTGCGCCGCTTCGAACCGGTGACCGTCGTCGCCGGACGGGGGCAGTCGGCGAGCGCCCGCGCCCTCCTCGGCCCCGGCGTCGACGTCGTCGAGCACGACCTCGACGACGCCTGGATGCGCGACATCGGCCCCACCTTCGTGACCGACGGCTCCCGGCTGGCCGCCGTCGACTGGGTCTTCAACGGCTGGGGCGCCGCCGACTGGGCCCGCTGGGACCACGACGCCCTGATCGCCCGCCATGTCGCCGGCCTCGCCGGTGTACCCGTCCACCCGTCGCCGCTCGTCAACGAGGGCGGCGGCATCCACGTCGACGGCGAGGGCACCGTCCTGCTCACCGACACCGTCCAGCTCGGACCGGAGCGCAACCCCGGCTGGAGCCGCGAGGACGTGGAGAAGGAGATCCACGCGCGCCTCGGCACCACCAAGGCGATCTGGCTGCCGCGCGGGCTCACCGGCGACTACGGCAGATACGGCACCCGCGGCCACGTCGACATCGTCGCCGCGTTCGCCGGCCCCGGCGTCGTCGTCTGCCACACCCAGCCCGACCCGGCCCACCCCGACCACGAGGTCGGCAAGGCCAACGCCGCCCTGCTGCGGGCCGCCACCGACGCCCGGGGCCGCCGCCTCGAGGTCGTCGAGGTGCCCGCACCGACCGTGCTGCGCGACGAGGACGGCCAGTGGGCCGACTACTCGTACATCAACCACTACGTCTGCAACGGCGGCGTGGTGCTGTGCGCCTTCGACGACCCGCGCGACGAGCTCGCGGCCGGCGTCTTCCGCCGCCTGTACCCCGGCCGCACGGTCACGCTCGTCGACGCGCGCGCCATCTTCGCGGGCGGCGGCGGCATCCACTGCATCACCCAGCAGCAGCCGGCCGTGCGCGGCTGATCGGGTAGAACGTACGGGTGAACGCCACGCACACGGCAGCCGCCGCATGACCCCCGCCCCGTCCCGCCGCCGCAACGCGGCGCCGCCGCGCGAGGAACTGCTCGCCGCGGCCATGGAGACCATCGCCGAGCGCGGGCTCGACGGGCTGACGATGGCCGGGCTGGGGCGCGAGGTCGGCATGAGCAGCGGCCACCTCCTCTACTACTTCCGCACCAAGGACGAGCTGCTGCTCCAGACGCTGGAGTGGAGCGAGGGCCGTCTCGGGGCCGCGCGCGGGGCGCTGCTCTCGCGCGGGGGGACGGCGCGGGAGCGCCTGGACGCGTACGTGGACCTCTACCTCCCCGAGGGCCCGCGCGACCCGCACTGGACGCTCTGGCTGGAGGTGTGGAACCGCTCGCAGAACGCCGGTGACGACGCCCGCGCCCGCCAGGCCGCGATCGAGGGCGCCTGGCACCGGGACCTGGTCGCGCTGCTCGCCGAGGGCATCTCCCGCGGCGAGTTCCGGCCGGTGGACCCGGCGCGCTCCGCGGCGCGGCTGCGGGCCCTGCTGGACGGCTTCAGCGTCCACGTCGCGTTGGGGATACCGGGCACCGGCCGCCCCCAGGTCCTCTCCCACGTCGCCGACTTCATCACGGAGACGTTGCTTTTCAGCCATCCCGCAGCGTGAGGACGCGGCCGGCGGCTCGGCCTCCGCCTGCCTGGTCTCTGCCGCTCGTGCGGCGTTCCCATTCCAGCCCGTCCGGCGTTTGAGGACACGGCCGCAGGCCGTGCCGCGTCCACCGGCCCGCGGCTGGGGCCGGGCCTGTGGCACCCACCCCACCGTTTCGGTCCGCCGCGCATCGCCCCGCTGACCCCCGGTGGTCGCAGCACCGCGCTGCGCACGGTGTCCTCAATCGCCGGACGGGCTGAAGAGGCTGCCCGCTCCCCGGCGGGCGGGGGAGACTGCCCGCACCCGAGCCCGGACGGGCTGAAGAGCCTGCCCGCACCCCAGCCCGCGGACGGGCTCAAGAGCCGCCCGCTCCCCGGCGGGCGGGGGAGCCTGCCCGCACCCCAGCCCCCGGACGGGCCCCGTGCCCGAGCCCCGCACGGGCTGAAGAGGCGCCCCGCCCCGAAGCCCCCGGGGCCGGAGCTCCGCGCCCGCATCGTGAGACCCCCGGCCGGGGCGCCCGCACCCTGTGGCACACTGCCCCCGTGCTCTCGTTCGCCATGATTATCGGCAGCAGCGCGCCGGTCCGCAGTGACCGCTGAACCCGTGGCATCACCCCCGCGGACGGCGGCACCGTGCCCCAGACCCGCGCGCAGACCTCTCGCACCCGCGAGGGGTTTTTTCGTTTTACGGCCTCACCCGCGGCCGCAGGCGAGCCGCGCGCGATGATGGGGGCAAGTGGAGCCAGACATTCCGGAGCCACTCATCCGACAGGAGTCAGGACAGCATGACCACCAACGGCCAGGACACGCAGGTCGACGACAGCTTCCACGTCTTCGACACGACCCTGCGCGACGGCGCTCAGCGCGAGGGCATCAATCTCACCGTCGCGGACAAGCTGACCATCGCCCGGCACCTGGACGACTTCGGCGTGGGCTTCATCGAGGGCGGCTGGCCCGGCGCCAACCCCCGGGACACCGAGTTCTTCGCCCGCGCCCAGCGCGAGATCACCTTCCGCAACGCCCAGCTCGTGGCCTTCGGCGCCACCCGCAGGGCCGGTGGCAAGGCCGCGGAGGACCCGCAGGTCAAGGCGCTCCTCGACTCCGGTGCTCCGGTGATCACCCTGGTCGCCAAGTCCCACGACCGGCATGTCGAACTCGCCCTGCGCACGACCCTCGACGAGAACCTGGAGATGGTCCGCGACACCGTCTCCCACCTGCGCGAGCAGGGCCGGCGGGTCTTCGTCGACTGCGAGCACTTCTTCGACGGCTACAAGGCCAACCCCGGCTACGCCAAGGCCGTGGTCAGCGCCGCGTACGAGGCGGGCGCCGACGTCGTCGTCCTCTGCGACACCAACGGCGGGATGCTGCCCGCCCAGATCCAGGCCGTCGTCGCCACGGTGATCGCGGACACCGGGGCCCGGCTCGGCATCCACGCCCAGGACGACACGGGCTGCGCCGTCGCCAACACCCTCGCCGCCGTCGACGCCGGCGCCACCCACGTCCAGTGCACCGCCAACGGCTACGGCGAGCGCGTCGGGAACGCCAACCTCTTCCCGGTCGTCGCCGCGCTGGAGCTCAAGTACGGCCGCCGGGTGCTCCCCGACGGCTCGCTCGCCGACATGACCAGGGTCTCGCACGCGATCGCCGAGGTCGTCAATCTGACGCCCTCCACCCACCAGCCCTATGTGGGTGTTTCCGCCTTCGCGCACAAGGCCGGCCTCCACGCGTCCGCGATCAAGGTCGACCCCGACCTGTACCAGCACATCGACCCCGAGCTGGTCGGCAACACCATGCGCATGCTCGTCTCCGACATGGCCGGCCGCGCCTCGATCGAGCTCAAGGGCAAGGAGCTCGGCATCGACCTCGGCGGCGACCGGGAGCTGGTCGGCCGGGTCGTCGAGCGCGTGAAGGAACGCGAACTCAAGGGCTACACGTACGAGGCCGCCGACGCCTCCTTCGAACTCCTGCTGCGCGCGGAGGCGGAGGGCCGCGCCCGGCGCTACTTCCGCACCGAGTCCTGGCGGGTCATCGTCGAGGACCGCCCCGACGGCACCCACGCCAACGAGGCCGTCGTCAAGCTGTGGGCCAAGGGCGAGCGCATCCTCGCCGCGGCCGAGGGCAACGGCCCCGTCAACGCCCTGGACCAGGCGCTGCGCGTCGGACTGGAGAAGATCTACCCGCAGCTCGCCAAGCTGGAGCTGATCGACTACAAGGTGCGCATCCTGGAGGGCGGGCACGGCACCGGGTCCACGACCCGGGTGCTGATCTCGACCGGCGACGGCACGGGGGACTGGTCCACGGTCGGCGTCGCCGACAACATCATCGCCGCCTCCTGGCAGGCCCTGGAGGACGCGTACACCTACGGCCTGCTCCGCGCGGGCGTGGAGCCCACCGAGTAGCGGACGGACTCCCGGGGCCGGCACCGGCGGGACGCCGGTCCCGGCCCGCCGGGCGCCGCTCCTCGGCGCCGGGCTCCCGTCTCCGCTCGCCGCGGCGCCGAGCGCCGGGCTCCCGTCTCCGCTCGCCGCGGCGCCGAGCGCCGGGCTCCCGTCTCCGCTCGCCGCGGCGCCGAGCGCCGGGCTCCCGTCTCCGCTCGCCGCGGCGCCGGGTGAGCCTCCCGCGCACGCCCGCCCCCAGGAAGTTCCAGGAAGTTCCATGGCGGGCCGGCAGGGGACCGAGTCAACTCCGCGGCCGGGACTCCGTCAACCCACGTGCATTCACTTTCCGAACGGACAACGCCCCTTCACGGCAATCCTGTTGGGAAACAGCCGTTCTCGGTGTGAAGTCTTGACGCCAACAGGGGTGGGCTGTTGACTCGCCGCACCACCGCCGGAACCGGTTCCGGGACCCGGTGCGGGACTCGACGCGGAGGCGCCCGATGCGTGTCACGATCGCCGATGTCGCACGGGAGGCGAGGGTCAGCAAGACGACCGTCTCCCGGGTGCTCAACGACCGTGCCGAGGTCGACGCCGCGACCGCCGCCCGTGTTCGTGAAGTGATCGACGCGCTCGCCTACGTCCCCAGCTCCGGAGCCGTCGGACTCGCCCGGGGCCGCAGCCGCACGGTCGCCATGCTCACGCCCCCGCTCACCTGGCCGTGGATGGGCGAGGTGCTCCAGGGCGTCGTGGACACCGTCGAGGCCGCCGGATACGGCCTGCTGCTCTACACCTGCAACCGGGGCGCCGAGTCCATCGCCCACTTCACCGGCCAGGTCTCCGCCCGCGCCTTCGACGGGCTGCTGGTCGTCGAGCCCGAGGGCACCCTCGACACCATCACCGCCATGTACCGGCGCGGTCTGCCCGTCGTCCTCGTCGACGACCGCGGCCACCACCCCGACCTCCCCTCCGTCGGCACCACCGACCGCGCCGGCGGCGCCTCGGCCGCCCGCCACCTCGCGGCCTCCGGGCGCGGCCGCCCGCTGGTGGTGACGGGTCCCACCGCCTTCGGCTGCGTACGCGACCGGCTCGACGGCTTCCTCGGCGTCCTGCCCGCCGGCCTGATCGCCGAGGGCGACTTCACCGAGGAGTCGGGCCGGGCCGCCGTCGAGCGGGTCCTCGCGGGCGGGACGCGGATCGACTCCGTCTTCGCGCACAACGACCTGATGGCCGCCGGCGCGATCCGCGCCCTGCGCGCCGCAGGACTGCGGGTCCCCGGCGACGTCGCCGTCATCGGCTTCGACGACATCCCGATGGCCCGGCACACCGAGCCGCCGCTGACCACCGTGCGGCAGCCGATGCGGGCCATGGGGGAGTCGGCGGCGCGTCTGCTGCTCGACCGGCTGGCCGGCGGGGACCCGCCCGCCGGCCCCCTCGTGCTCCCCACCGAACTGGTCGTCCGCGGCTCCGCGCCCTGAGCCGGCCGGCCCCGCTCCACCCCCGAACAGCGCCGCCCCCCGGCTCACGCCGGGCGACGGCGCCTGCCCGAGCGCCACCCCCCGCACCCGAAGGAGCCGCAATGCCCCTGCCGTCCCCCTGGCCGCGCACCCGCGGTCGCAGCCGGTCCCGCACCGGTGTCACCGCACTGGTGGCCGCGACCGCCGTGCTCGGCTCACTGCTCGCGGGCGCCCTGCCCAGCGCCGCGGCCCCCGGCGACGAGCCCGCACCCGTTCCCGTCGACCGCTTCGAGGGCGAGGTCCCCCTCGCGGAACCGCCCGCCGACGGGATCTTCACCTGGGGCAGCGACGAGGACGACCGGCCGCGGCTGCGGTTCTCCGCGCGGGACGACGCGCCCGAGGGCGAGAAGGTCCTGGAGGGCGACTACGACATCAGCGGCTGGGGCGGCCTCAGCCACGAGTACGCCGTCGACAGCACACCGCGCGACTGGACGGCGTCCAAGGGCGTCCGCTTCTGGTGGTACGGGCAGAACACCGCGCCCCTGCCGCCCGGTTCGGGCAAGCGGATCAACTTCGAGATCAAGGACGGCGGCGCCCACGGAGGCGCGTCCGAGCTGTGGACGACCTCCTTCACCGACGACTGGGAGGGCTGGCACCTCGTCGAGATCCCGTTCGCCGACTTCGTCTACCGGGCCGACTACCAGCCCGTCGGCGGGATCGACCAGATACTCGGCCTGGACCGGATGTGGGGCTGGGCGCTCACCCTGCCGCCGGGCGCCCCCGGCTCCTTCGCCGTCGACGGCATGGAGCTGTACGGGAAGGCCGACCCCGCCCTCAAGGCCAAGGTGCTGACCGACGCCGCCGTGTACCCCGTCGACGAGGGCGGCACCGCCCGCGTCGCGATCTCCGTCGCCACCACCGGGTCGGTGCCCCTCGACGAGCCCGTCACCGTCGAGTGGACGACCGGCAGCGGCAGCGCCGAACCCGGCACCGACTACACCCCGGTCTCCGGCGCCCACACCTTCCCCGCGGGCACCCCTTCCGGCGCCACCCGCACCGTGTCCGTGTCCACGCGCAAGGACCGCACGGCCGAGGCGGCCGAGACCGTGCCGCTCACCCTGACCGTCGCGGGCGCCAAGCCCCCCGCCGAGAACCCGCGGATCGTCGTCGACGCCCACGGGCTGCCGTACCTCGACGCGAAGCTCCCGGTGCACCGGCGGGTCGCCGACCTGCTCTCCCGGATGTCCCTCGCGGAGAAGGCCGGCCAGATGACCCAGGCCGAGCGCAACGCCCTGCGCTCACCGGGCGACATCGCCGCCTACGAGCTCGGCTCGCTGCTCTCCGGCGGCGGCTCGGTGCCCAGTCCGAACACCCCCGAGGCGTGGGCGAAAATGGTCGACGCGTACCAGCTGCGCGCGCAGGCCACCCGCTTCCAGATCCCGCTGATCTACGGAGTGGACGCCGTCCACGGGCACAACAACGTCGTCGGCTCGACGATCATGCCGCACAACATCGGCATCGGCGCCGCCCGCGACCCGGAACTCGCCCGCCGCACCGGCGCGGTCACCGCCAAGGAGGTGCGCGCCACCGGCGTCCCGTGGGACTTCGCCCCCTGCGTGTGCGTCACCCGCGACGAGCGCTGGGGCCGCTCCTACGAGGCGTTCGGCGAGGACCCCGCCCTGGTCACCGCGATGGAGACGGTCATCCAGGGCATGCAGGGCGCCGCCGACGGCCGGGACCTCGACCGCAACGACAAGGTGCTCACCAGCGCCAAGCACTTCGTCGGCGACGGCGGGACGGAGTTCGGCTCCTCCACGACCGGCTCCTACACGATCGACCAGGGCGTCACCCGGGTCACCCGCGAGGAACTGGAGGCGGTGCACCTGGCGCCGTTCGCGGAGGCGGTCAGGCGCGGCGCCGGCACGGTGATGCCGTCGTACTCCTCGCTGGACGTCATCGGCGACGACGCCGGACCGGTCAAGATGCACGCCCACGCGGAGATGATCAACGGCGTCCTGAAGGACCGGATGGGCTTCGAGGGCTTCGTCATCAGCGACTGGCAGGCCATCGACCAGATCCCCGGCGACTACCCGAGCGACGTCCGCACCTCGGTCAACGCCGGCCTCGACATGATCATGGTGCCGACGAACTACCAGGAGTTCACCCGCACCCTCCAGGAGGAGGTGACCGCCGGGCGGATCACCGGCGAGCGGATCGACGACGCGGTCTCGCGGATCCTGACCCAGAAGTTCCGCCTCGGTCTCTTCGAGAAGCCGTACGCCGACACCACCCACCTCGGCGCCGTCGGCTCGCCCGCGCACCGCGCCGTCGCCCGTGAGGCCGTGGCGAAGTCCCAGGTGCTGCTGAAGAACGACGGCGCCGTGCTGCCGCTGAAGTCCTCGCAGAAGGTGTACGTCGCCGGATCGAACGCGGACGACCTCGGCAACCAGGCCGGCGGCTGGACCGTGAGCTGGCAGGGCGCCTCCGGCCGCACCACCACCGGCACGACGATCCTGGAGGGCATGCGCAAGGCCGCGCCCGGCGCCGTGATCGACTACTCGAAGGACGCCTCCGCCGGCACCGACGGATACGACGTCGGTGTGGTCGTGGTCGGCGAGACCCCCTACGCCGAGGGCATCGGGGACGTCGGCAACGGCCACGACCTGGAGCTGACCGCGGCGGACCAGGCCGCCGTGGACACCGTCTGCGCGGCCATGCGGTGCGCCGTCCTCGTCGTGTCCGGCCGTCCGCAGCTCATCGGCGACCGCCTCGGCGACATGGACGCGCTGGTCGCCTCCTGGCTGCCGGGCACCGAGGGCGACGGGGTCGCCGACGTCCTCTACGGAGCCCGGCCCTTCACCGGCCGGCTGCCCGTGACCTGGCCGAAGTCCGAGGCACAGCTGCCCGTCAACGTGGGCGACCGGGCCTACGACCCGCAGTTCCCGTACGGCTGGGGCCTGACCACCCTGAAGCGGAGCCCCGGCGGCGGTGAGCTCACCCTCAAGG
It encodes the following:
- a CDS encoding agmatine deiminase family protein, producing MTFRMPAEWAPHERTWMAWPGPNPTFADDAELAEARTAWASVARAVRRFEPVTVVAGRGQSASARALLGPGVDVVEHDLDDAWMRDIGPTFVTDGSRLAAVDWVFNGWGAADWARWDHDALIARHVAGLAGVPVHPSPLVNEGGGIHVDGEGTVLLTDTVQLGPERNPGWSREDVEKEIHARLGTTKAIWLPRGLTGDYGRYGTRGHVDIVAAFAGPGVVVCHTQPDPAHPDHEVGKANAALLRAATDARGRRLEVVEVPAPTVLRDEDGQWADYSYINHYVCNGGVVLCAFDDPRDELAAGVFRRLYPGRTVTLVDARAIFAGGGGIHCITQQQPAVRG
- the cimA gene encoding citramalate synthase; protein product: MTTNGQDTQVDDSFHVFDTTLRDGAQREGINLTVADKLTIARHLDDFGVGFIEGGWPGANPRDTEFFARAQREITFRNAQLVAFGATRRAGGKAAEDPQVKALLDSGAPVITLVAKSHDRHVELALRTTLDENLEMVRDTVSHLREQGRRVFVDCEHFFDGYKANPGYAKAVVSAAYEAGADVVVLCDTNGGMLPAQIQAVVATVIADTGARLGIHAQDDTGCAVANTLAAVDAGATHVQCTANGYGERVGNANLFPVVAALELKYGRRVLPDGSLADMTRVSHAIAEVVNLTPSTHQPYVGVSAFAHKAGLHASAIKVDPDLYQHIDPELVGNTMRMLVSDMAGRASIELKGKELGIDLGGDRELVGRVVERVKERELKGYTYEAADASFELLLRAEAEGRARRYFRTESWRVIVEDRPDGTHANEAVVKLWAKGERILAAAEGNGPVNALDQALRVGLEKIYPQLAKLELIDYKVRILEGGHGTGSTTRVLISTGDGTGDWSTVGVADNIIAASWQALEDAYTYGLLRAGVEPTE
- a CDS encoding branched-chain amino acid aminotransferase, which translates into the protein MTTPTIELKPSSHPLSDAEREAILTDPGFGRHFTDHMVTIKWTEGRGWHDAELVPYAPLSIDPANMTLHYAQEIFEGLKAYRRPDGSVVTFRPDANARRFQASARRLAMPELPVELFIGACDALVQQDKAWVPEHGGESSLYLRPFMIAAEVGLGVRPANEYLFIVIASPAGAYFPGGVEPVSIWLSEDRVRAVPGGMGDAKTGGNYAASLLAQAEAATHGCAQVAYLDAVEHRWVEELGGMNLYFVYEDHIVTPALTGSLLAGITRDSLLRLAEDLGHPSREGRISIEQWRADTESGALKEVFACGTAAVITPVGTVKTKDGEWEQSGGEPGEVTMKLRKALLDIQTGRAEDVHGWTHELG
- a CDS encoding TetR/AcrR family transcriptional regulator; the encoded protein is MTPAPSRRRNAAPPREELLAAAMETIAERGLDGLTMAGLGREVGMSSGHLLYYFRTKDELLLQTLEWSEGRLGAARGALLSRGGTARERLDAYVDLYLPEGPRDPHWTLWLEVWNRSQNAGDDARARQAAIEGAWHRDLVALLAEGISRGEFRPVDPARSAARLRALLDGFSVHVALGIPGTGRPQVLSHVADFITETLLFSHPAA
- a CDS encoding urease subunit alpha encodes the protein MSRPTRHHDHSRPAPRRTDAYEYASVHGPRAGDRVVLGDSGLVVRVESDSQRPGDEFLAGFGKTARDGLHLKAAAVRETCDVVISNVLVIDAVLGIRKVSVGIREGRIHAIGRAGNPDTLDGVDVVVGTGTSIVSGEGLIATAGAVDTHVHLLSPRIMEASLASGVTTVIGQEFGPVWGVGVNSPWALRHAFGAFDAWPVNIGFLARGSSSDPAPLVEALAEGGASGFKVHEDMGAHTRALDTALRVADEHDVQVALHSDGLNECLSVEDTLSVLDGRTIHAFHIEGCGGGHVPNVLKMAGVPNVIGSSTNPTLPFGRDAVAEHYGMIVSVHQLKTDLPGDAAMARDRIREGTMGAEDVLHDLGAIGITSSDAQGMGRAGETVRRTFAMAGKMKAELGPLPGDGEHDDNARVLRYLAKLTVNPAVAHGLAHEIGSIEVGKMADIVLWRPEFFGAKPQLVLKSGFPAYGVTGDPNAATDTCEPLVLGPQFGAYGATPADISVAFVARAAVDLGSDRMPTRRRRVAVRHTRGIGPRDLLLNSRTGDVEVDGRTGLVTLDGAPLRSRPADSVSLNRLYFL
- the ureA gene encoding urease subunit gamma, whose protein sequence is MRLTPTERDRLLLFGAAELARARRARGLRLNVPEATALVADTVCEAARDGRRLAEAIEAARAVLGPDDVLPGVADIVTEVHVEAVFDDGSRLAVVADPIGGGSGDRAPGALLPGPGYDEPGPALTLTVRNTATVPVSVTSHFHFFEANPRLDFDRAAAYGMRPAVPAGSSVRFDPGATEQVGLLPIGGDRVAIGFAGLVDGPLDAPGAKAEALRRAAACGYLGAGGGDSADAAQGTGGARGTEGTAP
- a CDS encoding LacI family DNA-binding transcriptional regulator, with the protein product MRVTIADVAREARVSKTTVSRVLNDRAEVDAATAARVREVIDALAYVPSSGAVGLARGRSRTVAMLTPPLTWPWMGEVLQGVVDTVEAAGYGLLLYTCNRGAESIAHFTGQVSARAFDGLLVVEPEGTLDTITAMYRRGLPVVLVDDRGHHPDLPSVGTTDRAGGASAARHLAASGRGRPLVVTGPTAFGCVRDRLDGFLGVLPAGLIAEGDFTEESGRAAVERVLAGGTRIDSVFAHNDLMAAGAIRALRAAGLRVPGDVAVIGFDDIPMARHTEPPLTTVRQPMRAMGESAARLLLDRLAGGDPPAGPLVLPTELVVRGSAP